A single Papilio machaon chromosome 12, ilPapMach1.1, whole genome shotgun sequence DNA region contains:
- the LOC106710441 gene encoding uncharacterized protein LOC106710441 has translation MACKAIVSLLAWVLLCDAQARAQKYTVPPAKLEAIYPQGLRVSIPDDGFSLFAFHGNLNQEMEGLEAGQWSRDITKAKNNRWTFRDRNAKLKLGDTIYFWTYVIKDGLGYRQDNGEWTVTEFVNEDGTPVDGQATLSPNFSPMVSTAGTTAPTVPTRVTTAAPPCQGSPTAVLGRTNICKGALLFNEEFEKNNIKDLVNWDPEIKFPQEPDYPFNLYMVDGTLSVENGILSVTPVLLESKYHEGFVNEHLDLSNTCTGQIGTRECKQVASGAQILPPVITGKITTKNKFNFKFGRVEIRAKLPSGNWLTPEITLEPRDKVYGDKRYESGLIRVAFTKGNAVFAKKLYGGPVLSDSEPYRSFLMKEKIGIDSWYKDFHNYSIVWKPDGMQLFVDGEQYGTVDPGEGFFNTARQNAVPHAMHWVKGSVMAPLDEMFYVALGLRVGGIHDFTDGPDKPWKNKNNKATVNFYNAQDNWFPTWYDANLKIDYVKVYAFYHLVYQSPGFRLDVMAVTYVLLALVSLFYCDTGFYLRDYVVPEIKLEALYPKGLRVSIPDDGYTQFSFHGNLNVKMRGIDVGRHWEREYTDFKNGSWTFSDLNTVLKLGDKIYYWAFVKKDNIRYVQGNREWTVTEFVRDQLSVDSRKFTTPSATTELVVPSSVITAPSTTCLQSQTTVLGRTRICKGDLLFSEEFGDTDVKKLSNWMPEVMFPQGPDYPFNVYLEDGPLRLENGLLIISPVLLESKYHEGILNEALDLSNSCTGMVGTWECSRTASGAQILPPVATGKITSKNSFNFKFGRVEIRAKLPGGDWLMPEINLEPRDYVYGNTNYGSGLIRIAFAKGNSVYAKKLYGGPIMYNLEPYRSFHLKKKNGKNNWSNDFHNYSLVWKPDGMELYVDGDLYGTIDPGQGFHASATQNGVAHAGHWTQGTVMAPLDTMFYVSLGIRVGGINDFDDVYFKPWKNRARKAVLNFWSAKDYWLETWSDADMKIDYVRVYAL, from the exons ATGGCGTGTAAAGCTATAGTGAGTCTTCTAGCATGGGTTTTGTTGTGTGATGCTCAGGCCAGAGCGCAGAAATATACAGTTCCTCCTGCCAAATTAGAAGCAATCTATCCGCAAGGTCTCAGAGTTTCAATAccag acGATGGTTTCTCTCTCTTTGCTTTCCACGGCAATCTAAATCAAGAAATGGAAGGCTTGGAGGCTGGACAATGGTCAAGAGACATCACCAAAGCAAAGAATAATAGGTGGACGTTTAGAGATAGGAATGCTAAATTGAAGCTTGGagacacaatttatttttggacGTATGTCATCAAAGATGGATTAGGTTATAGGCAAGATAATGGAGAATGGACCGTCACTG AGTTTGTGAATGAAGATGGAACCCCAGTTGATGGACAAGCGACTTTATCACCAAACTTCTCACCAATGGTATCAACAGCTGGCACAACCGCTCCAACCGTCCCAACGAGAGTGACAACAGCCGCACCGCCCTGCCAAGGTTCTCCAACCGCCGTGCTTGGTCGcactaatatttgtaaaggtGCATTACTATTCAATGAAGAATTTGAAAAGAATAATATCAAAGATTTGGTTAATTGGGATCCGGAAATTAAATTTCCTCAAGAGCCG GACTATCCATTCAACTTGTACATGGTAGATGGTACTCTTAGCGTAGAAAACGGAATTTTGTCTGTTACTCCAGTACTTCTTGAATCAAAATACCACGAGGGCTTTGTTAATGAACACCTGGATCTATCTAACAC atgcACTGGTCAGATTGGCACGAGGGAGTGTAAACAAGTCGCCTCAGGAGCACAGATCTTGCCACCAGTGATCACAGGGAAAATCACCACGAAGAACAAGTTCAACTTTAAGTTCGGCAGAGTGGAGATTCGTGCAAAACTACCCAGTGGAAACTGGTTGACACCAG AGATAACATTAGAACCCCGTGACAAAGTCTATGGCGATAAACGGTACGAATCCGGTCTGATCAGAGTCGCCTTCACCAAAGGGAACGCAGTCTTCGCGAAGAAGTTATACGGCGGGCCGGTGCTGTCCGACTCTGAGCCGTACCGCTCCTTCCTCATGAAGGAGAAGATAGGAATTGATAGTTGGTACAAGGACTTCCACAACTACAGCATTGTGTGGAAACCGG ATGGCATGCAGCTGTTTGTTGATGGAGAACAATATGGTACCGTCGACCCTGGCGAAGGCTTCTTCAATACGGCGAGACAAAACGCGGTGCCTCACGCCATGCATTGGGTTAAAGGTTCAGTTATGGCCCCACTAGACGAAATG TTTTACGTCGCTCTCGGACTCCGAGTGGGTGGTATTCACGACTTCACTGACGGTCCAGACAAGCCTTGGAAGAATAAGAACAACAAGGCAACTGTCAACTTCTATAATGCTCAAGACAATTGGTTCCCGACTTGGTACGATGCCAACCTGAAAATAGACTATGTTAAGGTTTATGCTTT TTAT CACTTAGTGTATCAATCACCGGGCTTCAGGTTAGACGTGATGGCGGTTACTTATGTTCTCTTAGCGCTAGTCtcacttttttattgtgataCCGGGTTTTATTTGAGAGATTATGTAGTTCCAGAAATAAAGCTGGAAGCATTATATCCAAAAGGATTGAGGGTCTCTATTCCAG acgACGGCTACACACAGTTCTCTTTCCATGGTAACCTGAATGTGAAGATGAGAGGTATCGATGTGggaaggcattgggaaagAGAATACaccgattttaaaaatggCAGTTGGACGTTTAGTGATTTGAATACAGTATTGAAACTGGGTGACAAAATCTACTACTGGGCTTTTGTTAAAAAAGACAATATCCGATATGTACAAGGCAATAGAGAATGGACTGTTACCG agTTTGTAAGAGATCAGCTCAGCGTGGATTCGCGTAAGTTTACAACGCCTTCTGCGACAACGGAACTTGTTGTGCCATCGTCAGTGataacagcgccatctacaACATGCCTCCAGTCGCAGACGACTGTGTTAGGACGCACTCGTATCTGTAAAGGCGATCTACTGTTCAGCGAAGAATTTGGTGATACCGATGTAAAGAAGTTATCTAATTGGATGCCTGAAGTCATGTTTCCCCAAGGAccg GATTATCCTTTCAACGTATATTTAGAAGATGGACCCCTGCGTCTTGAAAATGGCTTATTGATAATATCTCCGGTGCTGCTCGAGTCAAAGTACCACGAAGGTATCCTGAATGAGGCTTTGGATCTAAGTAACag TTGCACAGGCATGGTCGGTACCTGGGAATGTTCTAGAACAGCTTCTGGAGCGCAGATCTTACCACCAGTAGCAACTGGAAAAATAACTAgcaaaaattcatttaatttcaaattcggTAGAGTTGAAATTCGAGCTAAACTTCCTGGAGGGGACTGGCTGATGCCGG AAATTAACCTTGAACCTCGAGATTATGTCTATGGTAACACCAACTACGGCTCCGGACTCATTAGAATAGCCTTCGCCAAGGGGAACTCAGTTTATGCCAAGAAATTGTACGGTGGACcgattatgtataatttggagCCTTACAGATCGTTCCATCTGAAGaagaaaaatggaaaaaataattggaGCAAcgattttcataattatagtCTAGTATGGAAGCCAG ATGGTATGGAGCTTTACGTGGATGGTGACTTATATGGAACTATTGATCCCGGACAAGGGTTTCATGCCAGTGCAACTCAGAATGGGGTAGCGCACGCTGGACACTGGACTCAGGGAACGGTCATGGCGCCTCTAGATACAATG ttttacGTAAGCCTTGGTATTCGAGTTGGTGGAATCAATGACTTCGACGATGTATACTTCAAGCCGTGGAAAAACAGGGCTCGCAAAGCCGTATTAAATTTCTGGTCGGCAAAGGATTATTGGTTGGAGACATGGTCTGACGCCGACATGAAGATCGATTACGTTCGAGTATACGCACTctga
- the LOC123721462 gene encoding uncharacterized protein LOC123721462, whose product MAEEKGDIPDLKAKVRTVSRRHFSKSANVLESLINACRMDVSKQEEMQACHRVVKDNYIQLTNYDTEIQHAIISSEPFDEVRLENEISDAGKYRARWSLLDTKYSNLLKTFTKSNHEANENRRFKLPTLDVKKFDGHIKNWLPFWGQFKKIDADDSIDECDKLQYLCQSMEPGTGVRKFVENFPIQQKSYISCLEELKSRYAREDLLIQLYVRELLTLVLKKENNLTYLYDNICSHLRSLEVLNVTSDKYSPFLLPIVESALPSDILRVWERQKPDKVGDELSSLLEFIKKEVETSQRITLANDFDVTSTKAEPTAACLTVNNQPMAKKQVESKCIFCDRGHPSTECFKVANMSVEERREVRRYKGWRCSFG is encoded by the exons ATGGCGGAGGAAAAAGGAGATATCCCAGATCTAAAAGCCAAGGTGAGGACAGTCTCGAGACGCCATTTTTCTAAATCTGCAAATGTGTTAGAGTCTTTAATAAATGCTTGTCGCATGGACGTCAGCAAACAAGAAGAGATGCAAGCATGTCATAGAGTTGTGAAAGATAACTACATTCAACTCACGAATTACGACACCGAAATTCAGCATGCAATCATTTCATCGGAGCCTTTCGATGAGGTTCGGttagaaaatgaaatatctGACGCTGGAAAATACCGTGCAAGGTGGAGCTTACTTGACACCAAGTAcagcaatttattaaaaacattcacGAAATCGAACCACGAGGCAAATGAAAATAGACGCTTCAAACTACCAACGTTAGATGTCAAAAAATTCGACGGCCACATAAAGAATTGGTTACCATTCTGGGGTCAATTTAAGAAAATCGATGCTGATGATTCCATTGACGAATGTGACAAACTGCAATATCTGTGCCAGAGCATGGAACCCGGCACAGGTGTAAGGAAGTTTGTCGAAAATTTTCCCATTCAACAAAAAAGCTACATAAGTTGCTTGGAGGAACTAAAATCGAGGTATGCCAGAGAGGACTTACTTATACAGCTGTATGTTAGAGAGTTGTTAACACTGGTTTTGAAGAAGGAGAACAATTTAACCTATTTGTATGACAACATCTGCAGCCATCTTAGGTCCCTTGAAGTTCTAAATGTTACCAGCGACAAATATTCACCTTTCCTGCTGCCAATTGTGGAGTCAGCTCTACCCTCTGATATTTTAAGAGTTTGGGAGAGACAGAAGCCTGACAAGGTAGGTGATGAACTCAGCAGTCTGttggaatttattaaaaaggaaGTAGAGACCAGCCAACGCATTACACTGGCTAATGATTTTGATGTAACTTCCACTAAAGCTGAACCAACAGCAGCATGCTTGACAGTTAATAATCAACCTATGGCCAAGAAGCAGGTTgaatcaaaatgtattttctgtGATCGAGGACATCCAAGCACTGAATGTTTTAAAGTAGCAAATATGTCTGTGGAAGAACGGAGAGaa GTGCGGCGGTATAAAGGTTGGAGATGTAGTTTTGGTTGA